In Nyctibius grandis isolate bNycGra1 chromosome 17, bNycGra1.pri, whole genome shotgun sequence, the genomic stretch TGGACGCGGGGTAAAAACACAAGTGGAAGCATTTTGCCTGTTCAATGCCAGCAACGCTTCTTGGGAGCCACGACCCTGAACCGGGGCTGAGCTGGGATCTGCGGGTGGGAGCCCGGGGCGGCGCTGGCCCAAACCGCTCGCCTGCCCCCGGGCTCCCTGCGCCGGGCACCCCCCGGCCCTGCCTTGCTCCAAAGAGTTACTGACAGAGGGTCCCTGGGGGGAGGAAAGGCAGGTCTGGGTGGGCGGGGGGACTGTACGGACCATTAAACCTTGACCTTGAACTCCTCGTAGTCGATAAACCTGCTTTAACCAGTGGCATCAGACACTACGTTCCTTAGAGTTAGAAACCTGATTTAATGAGACAAACTGTGACGTGCACAAAAAGAAGAacgtttgtttttatttttcactgccaGCTTAAATTTTTCTACAATTTGCatgtttgagggttttttaattgtatgtATTGCGGTATAAACGGAGAGCGTTTTGACATACAGAATTCAGAAGCACCTGCACCTTTCTGTTTCCATAGAGGTTTTGTGAACCTTCCCTATTACCTGAGGAAAGCAGGAGGCAGCATGTGCAGACCTGTAAATGGTTcatctttaaaatgtacataagtggaacatttaataaaaccagGGAAATGGATTTATAAACATGTGTTTTTATTATGGAGAACTATTTAACTCTTGTGATAGCGTAATGCTTGATATAAATTGCATCATGAATCCCTCGCACCGTGCGAGAGTGAGCCTGGTGCTGGGCTCCCTCGCTGTACCCGGAGCATGTCCTGAGGAAACCCTGAGGAAACCTGGAGGTGGGGGTGGAATTCAGTGTGTTTACATGTCATTAACACTCGGGGCAGAGCTCTGTCCCCTTCGCATCTccgcagcccctgcctgccctctaactctgctctccccagtgagatttttctttttttaaataaaagtctgaaaaatcattaataaaattCTCTCCTGAATAAgtatttttactgttgtttctATCAGTAGTAGTAAATACCACTCTTAGGATTATTTACAGATTTGTTTCGTACCAGGCCCAGTTCAGCCCTGTCTGAAGAGTGTGTGAGGCCGTTCTGTCACTGTCCTGCACCCggggggggtgcagggagcTGTAGGGTGATGGCCGCTGATTTTTGGAGCCCTTGTAGCCCCGTGTAtctgctggcaggaggcagagcgATAGGAATTTAAATAGGGAGATCTTAATTATTCTCATCTTGGTGATAAGAGAAAAGAAGTTTGTGGAGCATCCCCCAccctggcccccagccccagcacaaaCACACAGCCTTGTCTTAGcaggtttattttgtttccaaaacaagTCGCATCAGAGCCTCAACAGGAGTAACGCAGCGACGGGACACAGCGAGGGTGATAACACGGGCACGGCCGCCCGGAGCAGCTCTGGGAGATCACTCGAAGCCACTGCAAGGAGAGAGGTGGCGAGGTCAGGATACCTCGGAGCAGCGGGGGATCGCGGCGGCTCCGCCGGCAGCGCGTGGCAGGGACATCGCCCAGCCCTCGCCAGCCGCGGCGGTTCGTGCCTCGGGCTTGGCCGCAGCTCGGCCCGCGGCGTTACCTGACGAGGTGCGCTATGTCCCAGTTGGCTTCCAGCGTCAGGGGCCCCTCCACCTCCACGCCTTTCTCCGTTGCAATAGCGATTTCGTactgaggagagaaaacattGACCCTCCTCGATAAAGCCCGACTTTCCACCTGCGTTTACCACGGGGCCTGTGAGGGCTCCACCCGTACgccagcaggagcagctgcccTTCACACAAGGCTGCTTTAACGGGGCTCTGCATTCAGTCATGTTTTTACTTTCTCCTTAGTGGGCAAGTGGAGAGAGGAGAAGCGAACAGAAACCCTCCCAAAGCGAAAAGGCTGCAGCCTCGGGATGCTACAGCCGCGGTGACGGCAGAAGTGTCACCAGATCCAAGAGACCACCAGAGATGAGCATCACCCGGGCTCCGACAGCCCTCCTGAGGCTGCAGGACGCGAGGGGACGCTGGCTCTGGAGGGCTGGTGGCTTTGCTAACAGGATCTCCCCGTATCCCCCAGCTCAGGCGTTACCATGGGGTTTCCCGAGGTCAGAGGCAGCAGACGGCCCCGCGTGGAGCCTGGACCCGCGGCACAGGGCGGGCACGCACTTACCCTGTTGAATGATCGAGCGTCTCTGTAATACAAAATGGTCATGCAACGCTCAATCAAGTCACGGGCCTCCTCCTTCGTCAGGCTGGATTTCTTCTCCAAGACTTCTCTCATCAGCGGCTGGGGACAACAAATAAAATCCCATGGCTCCACAGCTCGGTCACCCAGCGCCGAGGTGGCTTTAGCAGCCGGGCGAGAGCGTGCCCTACCTGAGCCAGGTACGCTCCGTAACCCGTGGCAAGCGTCGGGGCTTCGTAGGCCACGCCGAGCATGTCCACGTACCCTAGGAAGCTGAAGGGACAGACCCGTGAGCGCGGCGGCTGCACGGGCAGGGCGGGACTCGGCTTTAGAGCGGCTACACCCAGCCAGAGCCCGCTCTGAATGCCGTGAGAAGCAGCCCCGGGGAAGGGCCATCACAGGCTCCACGTCCCTCGTCCTCGCTCACCTCTCGCCATTGTAGTAGCCTCCGATGACAACGGTGTTCCAGAGAGGATTTATCTTGGACCTCCGGTTGtacatgactcttgtcagccAGGAGTGGATGGCTTTCGGGCTGTAACTGTGGCCGTCTCCCAACAGCTCCTCGTCGATTCTAATTCAGACAGAAATTTCACCCAACGGAGAAAAACTGGAAACCACCCGGATGAGAGAGTGGCAGTGAGAGCCCAGCTGCACCACGGCGGGACAGAGCACCCTCCCGCAAACTGCCCGGGGGCTGTTCTCAAACAAGACCTTACAAGAGGTGAATCAGCCACAAATAACGGAAACCGTTTCTCCCCAGCGCTCGGCAGAGAATTTGGAAAAGACATTTGTACCGAAGGGACTGTCAAAGGACACGGGGGATTTCAGCTCGGTCTGTCCCCGCTCAGTGAAAGCATTTAGTTACATTTCAACCCTTTGAAGGCTGGGAAAAGAGAGCAGCGCAGCAGGAaccccagcacagagcagagccGCGAGGGCCGCAGCCGCGGCGGGACAGAACTTACACCATCTGGTCGATGATCTGCGAGAGGTACTGGAAGTCGGCGTAGTCGCCGGACGCCCCCAGCATGGTGGTGTCGTTCACCTTCAGGAGCCTGGAGATGCCGCGGAAGCGGGCGAGGGAGCCGTAGGAGCCCAGCATGTCTGCGGCGATGATCACCCCCCCGTCGAACTTCACCCCCAGCACCGAGGTGCCCGTCACCATGGGGCTCCTGAGGACCCAAACGTCAGCGCTGCCCCGGCGCCAGGGAGGCCCcgcaccccccggcccccgccctcc encodes the following:
- the PSMB4 gene encoding proteasome subunit beta type-4, with amino-acid sequence MEAGAARVPPPFWAEGPAPGQTYIPRGPGPAAGVLPFARTLSPMVTGTSVLGVKFDGGVIIAADMLGSYGSLARFRGISRLLKVNDTTMLGASGDYADFQYLSQIIDQMVIDEELLGDGHSYSPKAIHSWLTRVMYNRRSKINPLWNTVVIGGYYNGESFLGYVDMLGVAYEAPTLATGYGAYLAQPLMREVLEKKSSLTKEEARDLIERCMTILYYRDARSFNRYEIAIATEKGVEVEGPLTLEANWDIAHLVSGFE